One genomic window of Nakamurella panacisegetis includes the following:
- the ilvN gene encoding acetolactate synthase small subunit yields the protein MSTHTLSVLVENKPGVLARVSSLFSRRQFNIHSLAVGPTENPDVSRMTIVVAVEGLPLEQVTKQLNKLINVLKIVELSASASVHRELLLIKLRADSAVRAQVVTIVDMFRAHVIDVTPDSMTIEAAGTTDKLEALVRMLEPFGVRELVQSGMVALGRGAKSITSERQRAD from the coding sequence ATGAGTACACACACCCTTTCGGTGCTGGTCGAGAACAAACCCGGTGTCCTGGCTCGGGTTTCGTCGCTCTTCTCCCGCCGGCAGTTCAACATCCACTCCCTGGCCGTCGGCCCGACCGAGAACCCGGACGTCTCGCGGATGACGATCGTCGTCGCGGTCGAGGGTCTCCCGCTGGAGCAGGTCACCAAGCAGCTCAACAAGCTGATCAACGTGCTCAAGATCGTCGAGCTGTCGGCGTCGGCCTCGGTGCACCGCGAATTGCTGCTGATCAAGCTGCGGGCCGATTCGGCGGTGCGGGCCCAGGTCGTCACCATCGTCGACATGTTCCGCGCCCACGTCATCGACGTCACCCCCGACTCGATGACGATCGAGGCCGCCGGGACCACCGACAAGCTGGAGGCCCTGGTCCGGATGCTCGAGCCGTTCGGCGTCCGTGAGCTGGTGCAGTCCGGCATGGTCGCGCTGGGGCGAGGGGCCAAGTCCATCACTTCCGAACGCCAGCGCGCAGACTAG
- a CDS encoding acetolactate synthase large subunit, with protein sequence MTQTPTAPSRPSPTASPAAARPQPPVEHVTGAKSVVRSLEEAGADIVFGIPGGAVLPVYDPLFDSKRVRHILVRHEQGAGHAATGYAQASGKVGVCIATSGPGATNLVTPLADAHMDSVPLVAITGQVARSLIGTDGFQEADICGITMPITKHNFMVTDAAEIPTVIAQAFYLASSGRPGPVLVDIPKDILQAETVFKWPTEVHLPGYRPASKPHSGQINAAAKLIAAARRPVYYVGGGVLKAHATEQLKVLAELTGIPVVTTLMARGAFPDSHIQHLGMPGMHGTVAAVAAMQRSDLIVALGARFDDRVTGQLSSFAQGAKVIHADIDPAEIGKNRHADVPIVGDAKEVISELIAAVSIEQTNGVVADLTAWWAELDEIRETFPLGYDWPADGSLSPQYVIERLGKISGPDTIFAAGVGQHQMWAAQFISYEKPYTWLNSGGLGTMGYAVPAAMGAKMGAPDKVVWAIDGDGCFQMTNQELATCAIEGIPIKVAIINNGNLGMVRQWQTLFYGERYSQTDLGTHKLRIPDFKMLAEAYGCVGLRCESKEDVDRTIEAAMAINDRPVVVDFTVGPDAQVWPMVAAGTGNDHIMAARGIRPLFDEE encoded by the coding sequence ATGACCCAGACACCGACGGCCCCCAGCCGGCCGTCGCCGACCGCCTCGCCGGCCGCCGCCCGACCGCAGCCTCCCGTGGAGCACGTGACCGGCGCCAAGTCGGTCGTGCGCAGCCTCGAGGAAGCGGGCGCGGACATCGTCTTCGGCATCCCCGGCGGGGCGGTCCTGCCCGTCTACGACCCGCTGTTCGACTCGAAGCGGGTGCGTCACATCCTGGTCCGTCACGAGCAGGGAGCCGGGCACGCCGCCACCGGGTACGCGCAGGCCTCGGGCAAGGTCGGGGTCTGCATCGCGACCTCCGGCCCCGGCGCCACCAACCTGGTCACCCCGCTGGCCGACGCGCACATGGACTCGGTGCCGCTGGTCGCCATCACCGGTCAGGTGGCCCGGTCACTGATCGGCACCGATGGTTTCCAGGAGGCCGACATCTGCGGCATCACCATGCCGATCACGAAGCACAACTTCATGGTCACCGACGCGGCCGAGATCCCGACCGTCATCGCCCAGGCCTTCTACCTGGCCTCGTCCGGCCGCCCCGGACCGGTCCTGGTCGACATCCCCAAGGACATCCTGCAGGCCGAGACCGTCTTCAAGTGGCCGACCGAGGTGCACCTGCCGGGGTACCGCCCGGCGTCCAAGCCACACTCGGGCCAGATCAACGCGGCGGCCAAGCTGATCGCCGCCGCCCGCCGCCCGGTCTACTACGTCGGCGGCGGGGTGCTCAAGGCGCACGCCACCGAGCAGCTCAAGGTGCTGGCCGAGCTGACCGGCATCCCGGTCGTCACCACGCTGATGGCGCGTGGCGCCTTCCCTGACTCGCACATCCAGCACCTCGGCATGCCCGGCATGCACGGCACCGTGGCCGCGGTCGCCGCCATGCAGCGGTCCGACCTGATCGTGGCCCTCGGGGCCCGGTTCGACGACCGGGTCACCGGTCAGCTGTCCTCGTTCGCGCAGGGCGCCAAGGTGATCCACGCCGACATCGACCCGGCCGAGATCGGGAAGAATCGGCACGCCGACGTCCCGATCGTCGGGGATGCCAAGGAGGTCATCTCCGAGCTGATCGCCGCCGTGTCGATCGAGCAGACCAACGGTGTGGTGGCCGATCTGACCGCATGGTGGGCCGAACTCGACGAGATCCGCGAGACGTTCCCGCTCGGCTACGACTGGCCGGCCGACGGCAGCCTGTCGCCCCAGTACGTGATCGAACGACTGGGCAAGATCAGCGGTCCGGACACCATCTTCGCGGCCGGGGTCGGGCAGCACCAGATGTGGGCGGCGCAGTTCATCTCCTACGAGAAGCCCTACACCTGGCTCAATTCCGGCGGCCTGGGCACCATGGGTTATGCCGTTCCGGCCGCCATGGGCGCCAAGATGGGCGCTCCCGACAAGGTGGTGTGGGCCATCGACGGTGACGGTTGCTTCCAGATGACCAACCAGGAGCTGGCCACCTGCGCCATCGAGGGCATCCCGATCAAGGTCGCCATCATCAACAACGGCAACCTGGGCATGGTCCGGCAGTGGCAGACGCTCTTCTACGGCGAGCGGTACAGCCAGACCGACCTGGGCACCCACAAGTTGCGGATCCCGGACTTCAAGATGCTGGCCGAGGCCTACGGCTGCGTCGGGCTGCGGTGCGAGTCCAAGGAGGACGTCGATCGGACCATCGAAGCTGCGATGGCCATCAACGACCGCCCGGTCGTGGTCGACTTCACCGTCGGTCCGGACGCCCAGGTGTGGCCGATGGTGGCCGCCGGCACCGGCAACGACCACATCATGGCCGCCCGCGGCATCCGGCCGCTGTTCGACGAGGAATGA
- the ilvC gene encoding ketol-acid reductoisomerase — protein sequence MAAEIFYEDDADLSIIQGRKVAVIGYGSQGHAHALSLRDSGVDVRVGLLEGSKSRSKATDEGLRVVTPAQAAAEADLIMILTPDHIQRHVYAADIEPNLTAGKALAFGHGFNIRYGYIKPPADVDVILIAPKGPGHLVRREFVNGKGVPDLIAVEQDYTGGAQALALSYAAAIGGARAGVIKTTFTEETETDLFGEQAVLCGGASRLIQTGFETLTAAGYQPEIAYFEVLHELKLIVDLMYEGGIAKQRWSVSDTAEYGDYVSGPRVIDEHVAKNMQGVLADIQDGTFAARFIADQDAGAPEFKKFRAEQEAHPIEETGRKLRGLMSWVKSDDDYTGTAAR from the coding sequence ATGGCAGCCGAGATTTTCTACGAGGACGACGCTGATCTGTCGATCATCCAGGGTCGCAAGGTCGCCGTCATCGGCTACGGCTCGCAGGGCCACGCCCACGCACTGAGCCTCCGCGACTCCGGCGTCGACGTCCGCGTCGGACTGCTGGAAGGCTCCAAGTCCCGCAGCAAGGCCACCGACGAGGGCCTGCGGGTCGTCACGCCGGCCCAGGCCGCGGCCGAGGCCGACCTCATCATGATCCTGACGCCGGACCACATCCAGCGTCACGTCTACGCCGCCGACATCGAACCCAACCTGACCGCCGGCAAGGCGCTCGCGTTCGGGCACGGCTTCAACATCCGCTACGGCTACATCAAGCCGCCGGCCGACGTCGACGTCATCCTGATCGCCCCGAAGGGGCCCGGACACCTGGTCCGCCGTGAGTTCGTCAACGGCAAGGGTGTGCCGGATCTGATCGCCGTCGAGCAGGATTACACCGGTGGCGCCCAGGCACTGGCCCTGTCCTACGCCGCGGCCATCGGTGGCGCCCGCGCGGGCGTCATCAAGACGACCTTCACCGAGGAGACCGAGACCGACCTCTTCGGCGAGCAGGCTGTCCTCTGTGGCGGTGCCTCGCGGTTGATCCAGACCGGCTTCGAGACGCTGACCGCGGCTGGCTACCAGCCGGAGATCGCCTACTTCGAGGTGCTGCACGAGCTCAAGCTGATCGTCGACCTGATGTACGAGGGCGGCATCGCGAAGCAGCGCTGGTCGGTGTCGGACACCGCCGAGTACGGCGACTACGTCTCCGGTCCCCGCGTCATCGACGAGCACGTGGCCAAGAACATGCAGGGCGTGCTGGCCGACATCCAGGACGGCACCTTCGCGGCGCGCTTCATCGCCGACCAGGATGCGGGCGCGCCGGAGTTCAAGAAGTTCCGCGCCGAGCAGGAGGCGCACCCGATCGAGGAGACCGGCCGCAAGCTCCGCGGCCTGATGAGCTGGGTCAAGTCGGACGACGACTACACCGGCACCGCCGCTCGCTGA
- a CDS encoding PH domain-containing protein, producing the protein MTSPSVNRKAVFRLPGVSFLIPFLFFIAVTPLANAGTHHILLVLYLFPLIGLVYILITRTVADAVQLRTVGLLGARTIAWSELDGLEFHGPRWAIAVALDGRRLRLPMVRPRDLPRLAAVSGGRLLLGPDAPMAEDLAPVLPTGPATADGTGAPPDKRLTDPTSTPAGSATADE; encoded by the coding sequence GTGACCAGCCCCTCCGTCAACCGCAAGGCCGTCTTCCGGCTGCCCGGTGTCTCGTTCCTGATCCCGTTCCTGTTCTTCATCGCGGTGACTCCCCTGGCCAATGCGGGAACCCACCACATCCTGCTGGTGCTGTACCTGTTCCCGTTGATCGGTCTGGTGTACATCCTCATCACCCGGACCGTGGCCGACGCCGTGCAGCTCCGCACGGTCGGCCTGCTCGGGGCCCGCACCATCGCGTGGTCGGAGCTGGACGGCCTGGAGTTCCACGGGCCGAGGTGGGCGATCGCCGTGGCCCTTGACGGGCGCCGGCTTCGCCTGCCGATGGTGCGCCCACGGGACCTACCCCGGCTGGCCGCCGTGTCCGGCGGTCGGCTGCTGCTCGGCCCGGACGCCCCCATGGCCGAGGACCTGGCCCCGGTTCTGCCGACCGGCCCGGCGACCGCGGACGGCACCGGCGCACCGCCCGACAAGCGCCTCACCGATCCGACATCGACCCCGGCCGGGAGCGCCACCGCCGACGAGTAA